The following DNA comes from Brassica oleracea var. oleracea cultivar TO1000 chromosome C5, BOL, whole genome shotgun sequence.
ATTTTTCCGAGAAAGCCGCAGATATATTTTCTTTTCTCATCTGCTTTCTTTTTGTTATAGTCTCTGTCTTCCTTGATTACCTATTTTATGTAGTCTTTTTAATTAATTCCCAATCCTATCGTCTTCTCTTATTTCATCACAACCCATCTAGGGTTTTACTTTTATGTAGTCTTTTTAACCAATCTGTGTCTCTCTCTCTCTCTCCAATAAATATACTTCCACCTTCCCCCTCTCACATCACTGAACCATTATATTTACAAAACCCTCTTGTGTATCTCTCCATCCTTGTGGTGAATACAAATAGAAGAACGGAAAACAAACTGAATCTTAATTTTTCTGTTCTTTTCCTTTCACGAGGGTTTGGCAAAGAGTTTCTTACAGATTTCTTTGGCATTCTGTCCACCTCCTTTTGTATATAAATGTATGTATATCGGTTGTGTGTGAAAGAAGGAGGTGGTCATACTGCCAGTAGACATCTGTTAGGGTTTCTTTGTAAAACCCTCTTGATATACATATCTTTCAATGTTTGGAATCTGGTAAGCTTGATCTGTCACTTATAGCGATGACAAGCCTCCTCTTGATTCTATCATATCTTTGGTTATGTTGCTCCTTCTTTCTTTGAATTTATACATAAGGTCGTTTTTAATATTGATCCTTGATTATATATAGATATGTTGATCTAGATCATTATATTACATTGATTTTTTTTTTTTGTAAAAGCTTCTGTAACCTTTGGTAATTTTCCTAGCTCCTCTATCGTGTAGAAACGTTGACTAGTGCGATGTTTTGATGTTTCGTCTTCTAGAAAAGGTTAAACACAAAGAAAAAGAGAAGGTCCCAGAATTCCCAAAAGGTAACAGTTTTTTTACTTTGACAACGTAGTAATAGGGAGAAAGGAGAAGCATCTTGTTTTGGAGTCTACGATGTTATTATGATGTTACCTTAGAGCATCAGTATCGGGCGTCCTTATGGACGTCCTTATTAATTTAGGCCCAAAAAGAAAATGAAAAAGGGAGTTAATTGTTAAGGATTGTGTAAGTCCCATAATAGGAAGTTTGTGGGCTCGTCCTGGGCTCGTCCTTCGTCATACGTGGCGAAAAAAGATTGGAGAAGTGCGGTATAGGACAACACACGGTTTCGTCTCATCACAACTCTCTCTCTTTCTCTCCTTCTCTCACGAAACTCTCTCGACGGCGATAAAGGTAGATGGCGATCCTCCCCTGATTTGAAGAGCCGATCGATTATTTCGCGATCTCGAGACCGATATATTGTCCGACCGAAAGCTTCTCCGCCGATTAGAATCAGAAAGGTATGTCTTTCTCTACCCTAAACAAGAATGCGTTAGAGGTTTATGTCGTTGTTTGGTTGTTGTTGTTGTTTGTTGTTATTGCATGATTGAAGGAGATTATAGCCATTGTTAGTTGTGCTTTCTTAGATTGGCCGATGAATTTTGATGAATCATTATAAAATTGTTGATGAAAGAGTAGTTCTTATTGTAATATGGCCGACGAACCTCTGTAGATTCATTTCCAATTAGAGTAGTTGTTATTGTCTTAGCAAATACTCTTTTGCATTGACAATTGTAGGTTATGGTTACTTGTCATGTCAGGGAACTGTAAGTATTAATGGTAAAATGAAGGAAACCAAATATTCTTTTGCATTGCCATGATTGATTGTGAATAGTTGTTACTTAAATGCCTAGTTACAACGATGTGTTCGTAGTTATATTGATTTGTAACTAAACTGCATTGTCATCTCTGATTGTGTAACGAAATCTCTTAATAATTTAATGAAAATGTAACCGAGATCGCTTCACATAGCTTTGTACTTGTTAGATGGTAATAACTCTTGATTAGACTTAGGTAGATAATGGTTAGGTGGTTGTGAGTTATTATTCCTCCATCAAATGTGAGCTATTAAATCCCAACCTTATGTCAGCTTTGCTAATTATCTCCATACTCTTCTTTTTCTCCATACTCTTCTTTCTCTCCTATTACTTGGTATGGCTTCAAGGAAACCTGATATGGATTCAACGAATCCTGATATGGATTCAACGAATCCATATAACCAGTATCGTAGTTACGTAGGGCTTCTTAACTCTCAGAATCAACAAACCTTTCCATCTACTGTAAACATTGGAGCCTCACAAATCCCTTCTTTTGGTTCCCAACAAACTGAGGCTCCTGCTGTAGGTTCAGTCACACCAGTGGACCGTTGGGGGAGAAAGACATGGACCCCATCTGATGACGAGGTCCTAATGAGCGCCTGGCTTAATACTTCTAAGGACGCTGTAGTTGGAAACGACCAAAAGGGAGGAACCTTCTGGCAACGGGTAGGAGATTACTACGAAGCAAGTCGTAATGTTGGTGAGGGTGGTGATGCGAACTCTCATACCCATTGGAAGCAGCGGTGGTCAAAGATCAATGATCAGACCAACAAGTTCGCTCCAGCATACGCTACTGCTGAGAGACAAATCAGTAGTGGACAGAATGAAAACGATGTTCTAAAGTCGGCTCATCAGATCTTCCACTCCGACCACAACACAAAGTTTACACTGGAGCATGCGTGGTGTATCTTGAGGCATGAGCAGAAATGGTTGAGTCTCAACACTGCTGCACAAAAAAGAAAGGCAACTGAGTCCTTTTCGCAAGCTACAGACAACAATGTTGGTGACCAAGAGATGTGGCCTGAAGGTATTAAGGCGGCAAAAGCAAGCAAGAACAGTGGTAAAGGGAAGGCTTATGGAGATTATAAGAGCATGTGGGATCTGAAGATGGAAGATTTGGCACAGAAGGAGAAGCTATCCAAGCTCGCGATTCTTGATACTCTCCTAGCTAAGAAGGAACCACTTAGTGAGAGTGAAGAAGTCGTGAAGAATAAACTCCTTGCCTTGTATTTTTAAACTAAGCCTTTGATGTTTTAAATTTGATGTTTGAACTTGTTGTTTTTTTTAATTTGCTGTTTCAACAACTTGCTTCTGTGGTTTATGAAATAATATTCCTTGTTTTAAATCATGGGAGTTTATTTACTTTGTTCACTGTCATAATGTATGCTTGATGTTATGTGACATACAAAACTTATGTGTGCCATCTTTATTATTGACAGGTTATGGGTTTGGATTATAGCTACACGCAGCCGTCTGATTCGGAGGATTATGGTTTACGGAACTCAGCAGACAGTGGAAACAGCTCGACAGAAATGAATATCATGCTAGACCAAGCAGAGATCGAAGCCGCGCAGAATCAGTACCCTCTGCAGCCTGAAGTGGAGTTTGGCTTCCCCAAGGAATGCTACTGTGGCCGCGAGCCGCTTTTAGCTACTTCTTACAAAAGAAATGACCCGGGGAGAAGGTTCTACACCTGTGACAACATCGACGACGGAGACTGCCATGTATACAAGTGGTGGGATGTCGCGGTTACAGAGGAGATCAAAGCCTTAGGTACACATTATGCTCAGCTTTCTGATAGGGTAGATTACCTTTCGTTTCTAAGTGACGACGACACCCATATGCGCAAGTTTAAGGATCTGCAGTTTGATTTAGAGCAGAAGTTGTTAAGGGTTGAGAGAATTGGTTGTGACTTAGCGAGAAATACATCTAGGTTATTCAGAATTGCTTGTGTTATGGTTGTTGTCGTAGTGCTAATAGGCATTGGACTAGCTGCTCGTATGTAGGTTTTATGGTTCTTGTTGTAGGTGTTACTCATGTGTTTTTTAAGTGGAACTGAGCAAGGATTTACTCATGTGTTTTGTAATATGCACTTCTGAATTCGTATTTTAATATGAACTCTTGTAGTTCTACCTGCTCGTTTTGTAATTTTAATGTGATATCGGAGAGAAACCGGGAAGAAGGCCACAACCACCTTTGGAATGATTATTTTAGCGAGAATCCAACATACTCTTGCAGTTTATTCCGGCGACGGTTTCGAATGAACAAATCTTTGTTCCAGCGTATTGTGCATCGTCTCTCCACAGAAATACAGTATTTTCAACAATCAGAAGATGCAACCGGACGGTCGAGTCTAACTCCGCTCCAAAAATGTACCGCAGCAATTCGACAATTGGCATACGGTGGTGCGGCTGATACAGTAGACGAATATGTCCGAATTGGTGAAACAATAGCTCGAAAATGTTTGCACAATTTTGCCGCGGGAATAATCGACTTGTTTGGCGGTGAATACCTAAGACGTCCCACACCGGAGGATCTGCAAAGACTACTTTCTAGTGGAGAACAACGTGGGTTTCCAGGGATGATTGGAAGCATCGACTGTATGCATTGGGAGTGGAAGAATTGNNNNNNNNNNNNNNNNNNNNNNNNNNNNNNNNATGTATTCACGGGGAACCGGAAAACCAACAATTGTGTTGGAGGCGGTAGCTTCCNNNNNNNNNNNNNNNNNNNNNNNNNNNNNNNNNNNNNNNNNNNNNNNNNNNNNNNNNNNNNNNNNNNNNNNNNNNNNNNNNNNNNNNNNNNNNNNNNNNNNNNNNNNNNNNNNNNNNNNNNNNNNNNNNNNNNNNNNNNNNNNNNNNNNNNNNNNNNNNNNNNNNNNNNNNNNNNNNNNNNNNNNNNNTTTGGAGCTCCAGGTACTATGAACGATCTTAATATTCTTGATCGATCGCCTGTTTTTGATGACGTTATTAACGGCATCGCGCCACAAGTAATCTTCTATGTTAATGGTAATCCATACCATTACGCATATTATCTCATGGATGGTATTTATCCGAAATGGACGACTTTTATTCAATCTATCCGACTACCACAAACTCAGAAGCATTCATTATTTACTCAAACCCAAGAATCAGTTCGAAAAGATGTTGAGCGTGCCTTCGGAGTCCTGCAAGCTAGATTTGCCGTTGTCAGAAATTCGTCTAAGTTATGGGATAAAGAGAAAATAGGAATATTATGAGAGCATGTATCATACTCCATAATATGATTGTCGAAGATGAACGGTCATCATTCAGTCAGTTTAACAAATTTGAGTTTCAAGAAAGAGAAGAAGTGGATACATATTCCGTCAACATGCCTTCGAATCTCGGCAGTACAATGGATCGTCGAACGAGCCTTCGTAATAAACAAGCCCATGAACAATTAAAAAATGATCTGATTGAAAATATATGGGGTAAATTTGGACATTTTCAATGATTTGAATAAGTTGTTTGTTTCCTTTTATTTCAGAAGTTTGGAAGTTTTTTTTTTATGAAATGTAATAAAATGTTTGTAATTTTCAATTAAATGAATAAATTTGTTTTTCTTAATAGTTATTCAACTTAAAATGGTAATATGTTTTATCTTATATATGTTACTATTATTTCAAAAAAAATAATAATTACCTAAGGACCAACAAAAAGTTCCATCTATAATCACCATTTTCATTAAAAGTCCTTAACAATGTCCTAATCTACAAATAACAATATAAAACTCTAAGAACTCTCAAATAAGTCCTATTGATAATCATGCTCTTATTCTATTTGAAGTTTAAGAAACAGTAGTAGAGTTTACTAGTATTGCTTCATTTGGCATCATTTCTGACGTGACGTATATACAGTGTACAGGTTCGTAAGCCATAGCTTGCTTGCTTCCGTTTTTTATCATGCATGAGTTGAAAATAATTCATAATTTTCTTGCGTTTCCGCTAAGATTTGTTAATTGATCAGAGTTATTTATCATCATTCTAGAGAATAACACGCTAGTCGTACAGTTCTTTATATTTTT
Coding sequences within:
- the LOC106344476 gene encoding glutathione S-transferase T3-like, translating into MASRKPDMDSTNPDMDSTNPYNQYRSYVGLLNSQNQQTFPSTVNIGASQIPSFGSQQTEAPAVGSVTPVDRWGRKTWTPSDDEVLMSAWLNTSKDAVVGNDQKGGTFWQRVGDYYEASRNVGEGGDANSHTHWKQRWSKINDQTNKFAPAYATAERQISSGQNENDVLKSAHQIFHSDHNTKFTLEHAWCILRHEQKWLSLNTAAQKRKATESFSQATDNNVGDQEMWPEGIKAAKASKNSGKGKAYGDYKSMWDLKMEDLAQKEKLSKLAILDTLLAKKEPLSESEEVVKNKLLALYF
- the LOC106294395 gene encoding uncharacterized protein At4g04775-like, whose protein sequence is MGLDYSYTQPSDSEDYGLRNSADSGNSSTEMNIMLDQAEIEAAQNQYPLQPEVEFGFPKECYCGREPLLATSYKRNDPGRRFYTCDNIDDGDCHVYKWWDVAVTEEIKALGTHYAQLSDRVDYLSFLSDDDTHMRKFKDLQFDLEQKLLRVERIGCDLARNTSRLFRIACVMVVVVVLIGIGLAARM